The DNA sequence CGGTGTGGCAAGTACCCCGATGACCATGACAGACCTGGGAACGTATCAGAGCCACCAACTTTCGGACGCCTTTGCGTTCGACATGTGGTGCCACATGTACGTGGATCTGCTGGCACCCGAAGGCCCGGTCACTCGCCCGGTCGCCGAAGCCGACAACGAGGTGCTGAGCGCTGCGATCGGCTGGATGTGGGACGGGCTGCCGCAGATGTGCAAGCCGGTCAGTTCGGTGCTCGACCGCCCGCTGGGCGTCCGTCTTTCCGGCCCGGGCGGCGGCGAGTGGACCCTTCGACCAGGTTCCGACCTGCTCGTCGTCGAGACCGGAATTGCCGACGCAGACACCGTGATCGCATCTACCGCAACGTCTTTTGTGATGTGGGGCACAACTCGCACACCCTGGCGTGACCACGTATCCATCGACGGTGACTCGGATTTCGCTGCGACCGTACTGGACACAGTCAACATCGTGTGACGTGCGACCCCCTGGGGTCCGAAACGGTTTGCCCGTGCGCAACGATGGGTACAGCGAGCGTGATCAACCGGGTTCTGCCCATGTGCCCGGTGATCTGACCCCGCTGCTGTCACTCACCCACCACTTTTAGGGCTCGCACATGGGATCCATCCGGAAACGCCGCTTCGCTGCGTGCACTTTTGTCGGCCTCGTCGGCGCAACACTCATCGGTGGAGGTATCGCCAACGGCGATCTGCCCATGAACCTGTCGATCTCTGGCCAGTCGTCGCTGGCGACGATCTCGTCGGGCACCGCACAGAACGTCACCCTGTTCGCCCGGGAGGTGGACACCACCACCGAGGGAAATCTGCCCAGCGCCGCCATCAGCATGGAGTCCGCGCAACTGACCGACGTGTGCCTCTCGACTGTGGCACACGGCCTTCCATTTATCGGTGACGTGACCATGTACATCCGGGTTCCGGGCAACAACACAACCGTGGACAACCTGGTTGTCGATGCCTCCTCCGTGGGAGGGTCCGTGAAGGCGGGACCGGCGCAGCTCGGACTCGACGTCTCCGCGACGGGTCAGGCCGAGGGCGTGATAACAGCCGGGAAGACGGCGGCGAACGCGACGATGACGCAAGCCCGCATCGACGTCATCTCCCTGAACGCCCGCGCGGTGTCGATGAAGAACTTCACCATCGACGTCGACAAGGGATCCACGACTTGCTGACCACGGAAAGTACTCAGACCCGACGCGCGCGATTCCGAACCTGGCGGACACAACGACCGTTCTGGGGCGCTACCTTGCTCATCCTGTCAGGTCTGTGCCTGCTGCTACCCGCCTACACGACCATCCACGTCGGCGACGTCCTTGTCACCATCAGCACCATCTCCGGGGTATCCACCCTGTTGCTCGGCGCGCTGATGTTGCTGTGCGGAGTGGCTTCGTTGTTGCGTCCGAGCGTGAAGTTGCCCGCGGGTGTCAGCGCCATGATCATCGCGCTGGTGGCACTACCGGCAGCCAACTTCGGCGGATTCATCATCGGAACGTTGCTGGGCATCGTGGGTGCGAGCCTGTTGTTGGCGTGGGCTAATGCCCCACGTTCACCGGTCTCGGCAGAAAGCGCGACCGACCGCCACGCGTAGGGCCGATCGTCGTCGGTTGTGGTCCTTCGGGCTGTCGTCACCGGTTGCGGTGTAGACGATGGCATTCTGCGCCCAGGTACTCGCCAGCGCGATAAGCATGGACCACAAGTCTTCCGCACCTACATCGTCGACGAGGATCCCGCGAGTCTGGCTTTCCGAGATCGCTTGGAGCACATCGGCATCACGGTTCGGTAGGTGTGCGAAGAGGGCGCCGGTGGGCGTGCGCTCCAACCTTGCCCATGACAACAACCGAACAAGATACGGGTCCTCGAGATACATGTCGTAAAGACGTACGGCGTACCCCGGGAGATCGTCCGCGTCAAACGGCACGGTGTCCACATCGGCATCAACACGCGCAGCAAAGACGGCGTCGAACAACTTGTCCTTGCTACCGAAGTAGCTGTAGATCTGCGACTTGTTGATCGGGGTGGTGGCAGCGATCCGGTCGACCCGGGCGCCGGCGATCCCGTAGGCCGCGAACTCCGCGGTGGCCGCAGCCAGTATTCGCCGCCTGGTCTCTGATGCGTCGCCCATGAACGCCCACTCTACCCAAAACCAACTCGTTGGTTGCCACGACGCAGGCGACCGCCTACTGTCGGATCCAACTGGTTGGTTGGTTATTGAGATGAGGACACATGCGAACAGTCACGGGCTATCGAGCGAGCACGACAACGTCAGGTCTCGAACCCTTCCGCTTCGAGAGGCGAGAGCTCAGGGATGACGATGTCGCGGTACAGGTCACGTTCTGCGGGGTCTGTCATACCGACCTGCACGCGGTGCGCAACTCTGCGCCCGACCGGGACTCGTCCCCCGTGGTCCCCGGTCACGAGTTCGTCGGGACAGTCACCGCGGTGGGAGGGGCGGTCACCGCATTCGAAGTGGGCGATGGGGTTGCGGTGGGCAACATCGTCGACTCGTGCGGAGACTGCGACATGTGCGGGGTGGGTCAGGAGAACTTCTGCCGAAACTATCCGACCTTGACCTATGGGGGCACCGACCGACGTGACGGTTCGACAACCTTGGGTGCGTACTCCACCGAGTACGTTGTGCGCGACCGCTTTGTCTACCACCGTCCTTCGCTCCTCGACCCCGCAGCAGTGGCGCCTCTGATGTGCGCGGGTATCACGGTGTGGGAACCGTTGCGCAGCAACTCTGTCGGTCCGGGCATGTCGGTCGGTGTGGTGGGAGCCGGCGGCCTCGGCCACATGGCCGTCAAGTTGGCGAATGCGCTCGGCGCCGAGGTCACGGTGTTCACGACGTCAACCGGAAAGGCCGAGGACGCTTCTCGGCTCGGCGCCCACCGCGTGGTGATCTCGACCGATTCCGCCTCGATGGCGGAGATGACCGGGAAGCTCGACCTCATCATCGACTGCGTGCCGGTGGAGCACGACCCGGCCCCGTATCTCCGCTGCCTCGCTCTGGACGGAACCCTCTGCGTGGTGGGGCATCTCGGGCCGATGACGGTTGACACCGTCGACCTACTGATCGGCCGCAAGAGCCTCTCCTCTGCGGGCAGCGGCGGCCGCAGACACACGCAGGACCTGCTCGACTTCTGCGGTGAGTACAACATCACCGCAGATGTCGAAGTGCTGCCTTC is a window from the Williamsia sp. DF01-3 genome containing:
- a CDS encoding NAD(P)-dependent alcohol dehydrogenase, producing the protein MRTVTGYRASTTTSGLEPFRFERRELRDDDVAVQVTFCGVCHTDLHAVRNSAPDRDSSPVVPGHEFVGTVTAVGGAVTAFEVGDGVAVGNIVDSCGDCDMCGVGQENFCRNYPTLTYGGTDRRDGSTTLGAYSTEYVVRDRFVYHRPSLLDPAAVAPLMCAGITVWEPLRSNSVGPGMSVGVVGAGGLGHMAVKLANALGAEVTVFTTSTGKAEDASRLGAHRVVISTDSASMAEMTGKLDLIIDCVPVEHDPAPYLRCLALDGTLCVVGHLGPMTVDTVDLLIGRKSLSSAGSGGRRHTQDLLDFCGEYNITADVEVLPSRQVNEALERLSRNDVRYRFVLDMADTAEFSRG
- a CDS encoding DUF6230 family protein; this translates as MGSIRKRRFAACTFVGLVGATLIGGGIANGDLPMNLSISGQSSLATISSGTAQNVTLFAREVDTTTEGNLPSAAISMESAQLTDVCLSTVAHGLPFIGDVTMYIRVPGNNTTVDNLVVDASSVGGSVKAGPAQLGLDVSATGQAEGVITAGKTAANATMTQARIDVISLNARAVSMKNFTIDVDKGSTTC
- a CDS encoding TetR family transcriptional regulator, which encodes MGDASETRRRILAAATAEFAAYGIAGARVDRIAATTPINKSQIYSYFGSKDKLFDAVFAARVDADVDTVPFDADDLPGYAVRLYDMYLEDPYLVRLLSWARLERTPTGALFAHLPNRDADVLQAISESQTRGILVDDVGAEDLWSMLIALASTWAQNAIVYTATGDDSPKDHNRRRSALRVAVGRAFCRDR
- a CDS encoding maleylpyruvate isomerase family mycothiol-dependent enzyme codes for the protein MSTAGLVASKKLAERYADVVRSLTAAEWDAPSRCAGWSVKDLVAHTGSNFKVMVDPPAEDPGAPTPSTAEEMQELLVAQRRDWTSIQVADEFLSNADGAMGVLEMMQQDGVASTPMTMTDLGTYQSHQLSDAFAFDMWCHMYVDLLAPEGPVTRPVAEADNEVLSAAIGWMWDGLPQMCKPVSSVLDRPLGVRLSGPGGGEWTLRPGSDLLVVETGIADADTVIASTATSFVMWGTTRTPWRDHVSIDGDSDFAATVLDTVNIV
- a CDS encoding DUF6114 domain-containing protein, which encodes MLTTESTQTRRARFRTWRTQRPFWGATLLILSGLCLLLPAYTTIHVGDVLVTISTISGVSTLLLGALMLLCGVASLLRPSVKLPAGVSAMIIALVALPAANFGGFIIGTLLGIVGASLLLAWANAPRSPVSAESATDRHA